Proteins found in one Litorihabitans aurantiacus genomic segment:
- a CDS encoding FABP family protein yields the protein MQGAPADAPAPSGLEVLIAEASGHVSVHVGSAQGPRVDLVSHHVARTATASEVVGQRRMYGWVRGEVFFSIELAAFGHELQSYATGRLVRYTPAGS from the coding sequence GTGCAGGGAGCGCCCGCCGACGCCCCTGCCCCGAGCGGGCTCGAGGTCCTGATCGCCGAGGCCAGCGGGCACGTGTCGGTGCACGTCGGCTCCGCGCAGGGACCGCGCGTCGACCTCGTCTCCCACCACGTCGCCCGGACCGCCACCGCGTCCGAGGTCGTGGGCCAGCGGCGCATGTACGGCTGGGTGCGAGGCGAGGTGTTCTTCTCCATCGAGCTCGCCGCCTTCGGGCACGAGCTGCAGTCCTACGCCACCGGGCGGCTGGTGCGGTACACGCCCGCCGGTTCCTGA
- a CDS encoding YgfZ/GcvT domain-containing protein gives MLDVAGAVVASGPDAGVAAHYGDPMREQRLLAAGRAVVDLSHLGVVAVTGSDRLGWLDTLSSQRVRDLAPGQSAELLLLDVHGRVEHSAALVDDGVRTLLVTEAAHAEPLATYLDRMRFMLDVAVAPAHVAVLGVVTAGEAAGEAAVAKAAAAVGDGALLATWRDPWPGVVPGGTRYALVTDHPGAIAPTALLLVAGEAFDDVAGRLLADGTPVAGTLAWEALRVAGWRPRLAAEVDEKSLPHELDWLRTAVHLDKGCYRGQEGVARTFNLGRPPRRLVMLHLDGSDHLLPEAGAAVAHGDRVVGRVTSVARHHELGPVALAVLKRSVPADVELRVQGPAGDIAASQEVVVGTDGFGQGRPADRGPVTPGLRRPQG, from the coding sequence ATGCTGGACGTCGCGGGCGCCGTCGTCGCCTCCGGTCCGGACGCCGGGGTCGCGGCGCACTACGGCGACCCGATGCGCGAGCAGCGCCTGCTGGCCGCGGGTCGCGCCGTCGTCGACCTCAGCCATCTCGGCGTCGTCGCCGTCACCGGGTCCGACCGTCTCGGGTGGCTCGACACGCTGTCCTCGCAGCGGGTGCGCGACCTCGCCCCGGGGCAGTCCGCGGAGCTGCTGCTGCTCGACGTGCACGGCCGCGTCGAGCACTCCGCCGCGCTCGTGGACGACGGCGTGCGCACCCTGCTGGTGACCGAGGCCGCGCACGCGGAGCCGCTGGCGACCTACCTCGACCGCATGCGGTTCATGCTCGACGTCGCCGTGGCGCCCGCGCACGTCGCCGTGCTCGGCGTGGTCACGGCGGGGGAGGCCGCCGGGGAGGCTGCAGTCGCGAAGGCTGCGGCCGCCGTCGGCGACGGCGCCTTGCTGGCCACCTGGCGCGACCCGTGGCCCGGCGTCGTCCCGGGCGGCACGCGCTACGCGCTGGTCACCGACCACCCGGGTGCGATCGCACCCACCGCCCTCCTGCTGGTCGCGGGAGAGGCGTTCGACGACGTCGCGGGTCGCCTCCTCGCCGACGGCACGCCCGTGGCGGGCACGCTCGCGTGGGAGGCGCTGCGCGTGGCCGGCTGGCGGCCGCGGCTCGCCGCCGAGGTGGACGAGAAGTCGCTGCCGCACGAGCTGGACTGGCTGCGCACCGCCGTCCACCTCGACAAGGGCTGCTACCGCGGGCAGGAGGGTGTCGCGCGGACGTTCAACCTCGGGCGACCGCCGCGCCGCCTGGTCATGCTGCACCTCGACGGGTCCGACCACCTGCTGCCCGAGGCGGGTGCTGCCGTCGCGCACGGTGATCGCGTCGTCGGACGCGTCACGAGCGTCGCGCGCCACCACGAGCTCGGGCCGGTCGCGCTGGCCGTCCTCAAGCGCTCGGTGCCCGCGGACGTCGAGCTGCGGGTCCAGGGACCGGCCGGCGACATCGCGGCGTCGCAGGAGGTCGTCGTCGGGACCGACGGGTTCGGTCAGGGGCGCCCCGCCGACCGCGGGCCCGTGACGCCGGGGCTGCGCCGCCCGCAGGGATGA
- a CDS encoding DUF2516 family protein, with the protein MAFTIQTYVFALLFLVGFLLSVWAFADAVRRPAVGFTNAEKRTKPFWVAIIAAGVFFGYLAIPPVSIFGFVIGFGLPLLFGLIAVLPGAIYLADVKPEVIRFSPRRPGPSGSSGRW; encoded by the coding sequence GTGGCCTTCACCATCCAGACGTACGTCTTCGCGCTGCTCTTCCTCGTGGGCTTCCTGCTGTCCGTGTGGGCGTTCGCCGACGCGGTGCGGCGCCCGGCCGTGGGGTTCACCAACGCGGAGAAGCGCACCAAGCCGTTCTGGGTGGCGATCATCGCCGCCGGCGTCTTCTTCGGCTACCTCGCGATCCCGCCGGTCTCGATCTTCGGGTTCGTCATCGGGTTCGGGCTGCCGCTGCTGTTCGGTCTGATCGCCGTGCTCCCTGGCGCGATCTACCTCGCCGACGTCAAGCCCGAGGTCATCCGGTTCTCGCCGCGCCGCCCGGGACCCTCGGGTTCCAGCGGACGCTGGTAG
- a CDS encoding FABP family protein — MSFELPDDLSPDLYPLAWLVGRWRGAGVMAYPGIDERGIVVDVELTHDGGPYLAYSSTISLLESALPDREQSFDPAELVPGAVWSRESGFWRPASEGRRCPCRERPPTPLPRAGSRS, encoded by the coding sequence ATGTCGTTCGAGCTGCCCGACGACCTGAGCCCCGACCTCTACCCGCTCGCGTGGCTGGTCGGTCGCTGGCGCGGCGCGGGGGTCATGGCCTACCCGGGTATCGACGAGCGCGGCATCGTGGTCGACGTCGAGCTCACCCACGACGGCGGCCCCTACCTCGCCTACAGCTCCACGATCTCGCTGCTCGAGAGCGCCCTGCCCGACCGTGAGCAGAGCTTCGACCCGGCCGAGCTCGTGCCAGGCGCCGTGTGGTCGCGCGAGTCCGGCTTCTGGCGTCCCGCGTCCGAGGGGAGGCGCTGCCCGTGCAGGGAGCGCCCGCCGACGCCCCTGCCCCGAGCGGGCTCGAGGTCCTGA
- a CDS encoding winged helix-turn-helix transcriptional regulator codes for MAELLLLTSEPGGSSQVLPALGLLSHRVRVLPVEPSALLDAPDSDLVILDGRRDLATARTTCRLIRSTGLTVPLLLVLTEGGLTVVNADWGTDDIVLDTAGPAELSARLRLLADGQRQQRVTDEDAEISSGELAIDPSGYTVRLRGRALDLTYKEFELLKYLVQHPGRVFTRAQLLQEVWGYDYYGGTRTVDVHVRRLRAKLGIEHETLIGTVRNVGYRFEPPRDRQGEAAADPDDAGPTAGLGEADVVTRAPRSRG; via the coding sequence GTGGCCGAGCTGCTGCTGCTGACGTCGGAACCCGGGGGCTCCTCGCAGGTCCTGCCCGCGCTCGGACTCCTCAGCCACCGGGTCCGCGTGCTGCCCGTCGAACCGTCGGCGCTCCTGGACGCCCCGGACTCCGACCTCGTGATCCTCGACGGCCGCCGCGACCTCGCGACCGCTCGCACGACCTGCCGCCTCATCCGCTCGACCGGCCTGACGGTGCCGCTGCTGCTGGTGCTGACCGAGGGTGGCCTGACGGTCGTGAACGCCGACTGGGGCACGGACGACATCGTCCTCGACACCGCCGGACCCGCCGAGCTCTCGGCACGGCTGCGCCTGCTGGCCGACGGACAGCGCCAGCAGCGCGTCACCGACGAGGACGCCGAGATCTCCTCCGGCGAGCTCGCCATCGACCCCAGCGGCTACACCGTGCGGCTGCGCGGGCGCGCGCTCGACCTCACCTACAAGGAGTTCGAGCTGCTGAAGTACCTGGTGCAGCACCCCGGCCGCGTCTTCACCCGGGCGCAGCTGCTCCAGGAGGTCTGGGGCTACGACTACTACGGGGGCACGCGCACCGTCGACGTGCACGTGCGGCGGCTGCGGGCGAAGCTCGGGATCGAGCACGAGACCCTCATCGGCACGGTGCGCAACGTCGGGTACCGGTTCGAGCCGCCGCGCGACCGCCAGGGCGAGGCCGCGGCCGATCCCGACGACGCGGGGCCGACGGCCGGTCTCGGCGAGGCCGACGTCGTCACCCGGGCCCCGCGCTCGCGCGGCTGA
- a CDS encoding FUSC family protein yields MQQGLQGARTGVLRSRDAAGPIAWVSLASGVAYAGAGALLGHPYPFFAAVAAFSALGFTADVQPRRVGEVAIGISLGVAMGEAIALQFGSGPIQTAVVVFVAAMIAKALDPSPVLTTQSAVQAIVVLGLPLMSSSGGGVGRWTDALIGGAIALVFSLFIPRDPRRRPRTLARGTLEELAEVLARLGRGLHTGDGVAVQTALDRARSTQAKLVAWEASVSASGSTAKLSPAWHRHVAAVADLADACEYTDRAIRTTRVLARRSAVAVREGWSDGEVAGLVEELGIVARRLGGLIGSGRTGDGAAAELAEIAARLGTAGERDPVRHTLLSLLRSATFDLLRAAGQDEAAATRALRQPPGTGA; encoded by the coding sequence GTGCAGCAGGGCCTGCAGGGGGCGCGGACCGGCGTGCTGCGCTCGCGTGACGCGGCGGGGCCGATCGCCTGGGTGAGCCTCGCCTCGGGCGTGGCCTACGCCGGCGCCGGCGCCCTGCTCGGGCACCCGTACCCGTTCTTCGCGGCCGTGGCCGCGTTCTCGGCGCTGGGGTTCACGGCGGACGTGCAGCCGCGCCGCGTGGGCGAGGTCGCCATCGGCATCTCGCTCGGCGTCGCGATGGGCGAGGCGATCGCGCTGCAGTTCGGCTCGGGGCCGATCCAGACGGCGGTCGTGGTGTTCGTGGCCGCGATGATCGCGAAGGCGCTCGACCCCTCGCCCGTGCTCACCACGCAGTCCGCGGTGCAGGCGATCGTGGTGCTCGGGCTGCCCCTGATGTCCTCCTCCGGGGGCGGCGTGGGGCGCTGGACCGACGCGCTCATCGGCGGCGCGATCGCGCTGGTCTTCTCGCTGTTCATCCCGCGCGACCCCCGACGGCGGCCGCGCACCCTCGCGCGCGGCACGCTGGAGGAGCTCGCCGAGGTGCTCGCGCGGCTCGGGCGCGGCCTGCACACGGGCGACGGCGTCGCGGTGCAGACCGCGCTCGACCGCGCGCGCTCGACGCAGGCGAAGCTCGTCGCGTGGGAGGCCTCGGTGAGCGCGTCGGGGTCGACGGCGAAGCTCTCGCCCGCGTGGCACCGGCACGTCGCGGCGGTCGCCGACCTCGCCGACGCGTGCGAGTACACCGACCGCGCGATCCGCACCACGCGCGTGCTGGCGCGCCGCAGCGCCGTCGCGGTCCGGGAGGGGTGGAGCGACGGCGAGGTGGCCGGCCTCGTGGAGGAGCTGGGCATCGTGGCGCGCCGGCTGGGCGGCCTGATCGGGTCCGGGCGCACCGGCGACGGCGCCGCGGCCGAGCTGGCGGAGATCGCCGCGCGGCTGGGGACGGCCGGGGAGCGCGACCCGGTGCGCCACACGCTGCTGTCGCTGCTGCGGTCGGCGACCTTCGACCTGCTGCGGGCGGCGGGGCAGGACGAGGCCGCCGCGACGCGGGCGCTGCGGCAGCCGCCGGGCACGGGCGCGTAG